A genomic stretch from Dyella sp. M7H15-1 includes:
- the betI gene encoding transcriptional regulator BetI gives MPKLGMPPIRRNQLIRATFETIDRVGLADATIAEIAGRAGLSTGIISHYFGGKDGLLNAAMRQILRELRDAVAQCATTADKSPRGQLRAIIDGNFDPTQVSPTAMRVWLTFWAASMHDAPLRRLQHANDRRLYSNLSHQFQRALPRDKACTAARGLAAMIDGLWLRGSLAGGEFNVAQAKQIAYEYLDHHLPDNAH, from the coding sequence ATGCCCAAGCTCGGCATGCCACCTATCCGGCGCAATCAACTGATCCGCGCCACCTTCGAAACCATCGACCGTGTGGGACTGGCGGATGCCACGATTGCGGAGATCGCCGGACGCGCAGGCTTGTCCACCGGCATCATTAGCCACTACTTCGGCGGCAAGGATGGCCTGCTCAATGCCGCCATGCGGCAGATCCTGCGTGAACTACGTGATGCCGTCGCACAATGCGCCACTACCGCCGACAAGTCTCCACGCGGGCAACTGCGCGCCATCATTGATGGCAACTTCGACCCAACCCAGGTCAGCCCCACTGCGATGCGCGTATGGCTCACGTTCTGGGCCGCCAGCATGCACGACGCTCCGTTGCGCCGCTTGCAGCACGCGAATGACCGGCGCCTGTATTCCAACCTCAGCCATCAATTTCAACGCGCGCTGCCGCGCGACAAAGCATGCACTGCCGCCCGCGGACTCGCTGCCATGATCGACGGCCTGTGGCTGCGCGGCAGCCTGGCCGGTGGCGAATTCAACGTTGCGCAGGCCAAGCAGATCGCCTACGAATACCTCGACCACCACCTGCCGGACAACGCGCATTGA